CCGCACGCGCTGGACGGACAAGAGCCAGAGGCGTGGGTCGTATTCCCCCTCCGCTAGGCGCCCAGCATTTCGGCTCGTCCATTGACGCTTGGGCGCCCCTACGGTGAGGCTTAAGCCAGCGCGGACCATGGCCTGCACGTGTCCATCGTCTCCGAGCTCCTCGAGGGCAACGCGCGCTTTGTCGCCAACGACTGGGACCCGCACGACCGCGAGCTTCTGGCCGTGCCCGCCAAGCACTTGGCCGTGGTCGCGTGCATGGACACGCGCTACAACGTGGAGAAGGTGCTGGGCCTCTCGCACGGCGACGCGAAGATCGTCCGGAACGCGGGCCCTGTCCTCGACGACGGCACGCTGCGCAGCCTCGTCGTGGCGATCCACCTCCTCGAAGTGCGCCACGTGGCGATCCTGGGGCACACGAAATGCGGCATGACCGTCGTGGGCCGCGGCGAGTTCCGCATCGCCCACAGCCTGGCCCGGCGCGCGGGCGTGCCGCTGCACGAGGCCATGCGGCCGGA
This Candidatus Thermoplasmatota archaeon DNA region includes the following protein-coding sequences:
- a CDS encoding carbonic anhydrase translates to MSIVSELLEGNARFVANDWDPHDRELLAVPAKHLAVVACMDTRYNVEKVLGLSHGDAKIVRNAGPVLDDGTLRSLVVAIHLLEVRHVAILGHTKCGMTVVGRGEFRIAHSLARRAGVPLHEAMRPDFQRWLGGFHDPEEHVRRSVEILRRHPYVPQDVEVFGLLYDNDTGRVNRVAPAAGKTP